A DNA window from Hordeum vulgare subsp. vulgare chromosome 1H, MorexV3_pseudomolecules_assembly, whole genome shotgun sequence contains the following coding sequences:
- the LOC123396121 gene encoding putative E3 ubiquitin-protein ligase SINA-like 6, which translates to MAINGSSSSKRKVEARPEGESSSKKLNVTVGFETLDCTICFVPLRPPIFQCSVGHFICFECKDQLDYKCPTCYIKTSFKRCFGMEHVVQSVTVACSNDKYGCAEKVTYYQKEEHKKACPNAPCFCPESGCELAGPTKVLLDHLTTQHKCPSTNLPDSGTVCLRLQPGLHVLQCTDTSYFFLLNMASEPFGHAISVVCVQPNVTEFRFVCNMSYDCITTGCCGSASCHIRSSSLSDGLPTVYDLILPKGKVSDGENGIMLKATIHRQPLGLGRSCFRELGPIPALEQRPDTYDVEEKDDDDEE; encoded by the exons ATGGCGATCAACGGTAGTAGCTCCAGCAAGAGAAAGGTTGAAGCCCGGCCAGAGGGGGAGAGCAGTTCCAAGAAGCTGAATGTCACCGTTGGGTTCGAGACCCTTGACTGTACTATCTGCTTTGTGCCCCTCAGGCCTCCGATATTTCAG TGCTCTGTGGGGCATTTCATATGCTTCGAATGTAAGGATCAACTCGACTACAAGTGCCCCACGTGCTATATCAAAACTTCGTTCAAGCGCTGCTTTGGAATGGAACATGTCGTCCAGTCAGTCACAGTTGCTTGCTCCAATGACAAGTACGGATGTGCGGAGAAGGTCACCTACTACCAGAAAGAAGAACACAAGAAGGCATGCCCGAATGCCCCATGCTTCTGCCCCGAGTCCGGTTGCGAATTGGCTGGGCCAACAAAGGTGCTCCTGGACCATTTAACTACCCAGCACAAGTGTCCATCTACAAACCTTCCAGACTCTGGCACGGTGTGTCTCCGCCTACAGCCGGGCTTACATGTTCTGCAATGCACTGACACCAGCTACTTTTTCTTGCTCAACATGGCATCGGAGCCCTTTGGACATGCCATCTCCGTCGTTTGCGTCCAACCAAATGTTACGGAATTCAGGTTCGTGTGTAATATGAGCTATGACTGCATAACGACCGGCTGTTGTGGAAGTGCAAGCTGCCACATAAGGAGCTCTTCACTCTCCGATGGGCTTCCGACAGTGTATGACTTGATACTTCCCAAGGGCAAGGTTTCTGATGGTGAAAATGGCATCATGctgaaagccaccattcatcgtcAACCTTTAGGTCTCGGCAGATCTTGTTTTCGAGAATTGGGTCCAATTCCTGCACTTGAACAAAGGCCCGATACTTATGATGTTGAGgagaaggatgatgatgatgaggag